The genomic DNA TGGTCTGCGGTTTGCCAACTGGGCATCGGAAGTCTCCCGTCACATCGATCGCCTGCGTGAACTTCGTCCGCGTGTTGTCGTTGGCCAGATGACCGGAGCGGTTGGTACGATGGCGGCGATGGGAACTCACGGTATTGAAGTGCAGGCTGCAATGATGAAGTATCTGGAGATCGGTTCGGTTGATGTATCCAGCCAGGTCATCTCCCGCGACCGATATGCCGAGTACATCTTCATGCTTGCAAACATCGCAACCACGCTGGACAAGATCGGTGTTGAGATCAGATCTCTGCAGAGAACCGAGATCGGCGAGGTGGAAGAGGCGTTCGGTAAGAAACAGGTCGGCTCGTCGACGATGCCGCACAAGAGAAATCCAATCAAGAGCGAACAGGTCTGCGGTCTTGCAAGAATTGTCCGTGCGATGATTGAGCCTGCCCTGCAGAATAATACTCTGTGGGATGAACGGGATCTGACGAACTCGTCATGCGAACGGATTACGTTTCCCGAGGCAACGATTCTCTGCGATCACTGTTTGAAGCTGATGACCGGAGTTCTGGAAAATCTTGTGATTAATCAGGAGAACATCAGAAGAAATCTTTTGATGCTGCATGGAATTACGCTTGCCGAGTCGGTGATGATTGAGCTGACCCGAAGAGGAATGCCGCGTCAGGATGCCCATGAGATCATTCGCGAGAGTAGTATGGAAGCCCTTGCCGCAGGAAAACCGCTGGCCGAGATTCTTTCTGCAAAGCATGATGTGGTGAAGTACGTGTCTGCTGAGGAGCTTGTCGGTCTCCTGAATCCTGATGCGTACATTGGTCTTGCCGAGGTTCAGGTGGACAATCTGATCAGAAAACTTGCGACGTACTGTTCGTTGTAATTTTTTTTATTTTTATTTTTTGTAATTGTGTTACGATGCGGTGAAAATATTTTGTCGGATTTTTTTCGCCTCAGGACACATAGACAATTTTCTGAACAGGAGTTGCATGGTAGTGAATATTTCGAATTACAACGTGATGTGATGAGACAAAAAAAATTTCGTTTCTTTTTTTCTGAAAAAATAAGTGAGCGGGCGAATTGTCTGCTGTTGGCGTATTATAAAAAATATCGGTCGAGTCAGTGTTGAGTGGACATGGTAAAGGGAAAAACGAAATCATTGTACAAAATAATCGGTTTCAGCAGGCATCTCCCAAGTGATGTGTGCATGGGGAGGATTGCGATGTTCCTTTTTCAGACACGAAAAGTGTCAGCCCCAGAATTGAGTGAATGGGAGGTGCCTTGTACTGCCGACACAGAACTCACTGCATGCCAATTCCAGGATTAATTCAAATCCCAATGGAAGAGAAATATATTGAATCCTAAGACAAGAGGAAATGACACTCGTACATTACACAGACAAAATCACACATATTTGAAAATAATTTGAAAAATAAGAAAGGATACATCCGCAAAAATATGAGGGAAAATCAGACATTACGAAATCTCAAAAAATTGATTAAATTTTTAAAAACATGCTAAATTTGATTGGTTCGACATTTCGCCCAATTTCCGGAGCAATAAACGATAGATTCATTAGGGATCTTATGCTAAATACTATTGTCTTAGGATATAACAAAATATTTTGGCAAAAAAAATACCAACTAAAAAGAAAAAATAATCATAAAACAAGAAAAATGACCAGATTCTATTCAAAAACCAGACAACAAAAAATTGTCGGAAAATAAAAAGAAAAAATCTATCCGCGAACCATCGCAGACAGAGCCGCAACAAACGCATTCATCTGCAGATACTCATTCGAACCCGCACGAATCGCAAGATCTGCGTCCGCAAACAACAGTGCCGCATCCGGCGTAAGCGTTCCCCGAAACGCTCCCCTGATAAGACCAAGCACCTCGGATCCTGAAAGCCCGTACTCGATCATCAGATTTTCCGCAATCTTTCGCGCCGCCTCATCATCCCCGCGTCTGCATGCATCAGCAACCGCATTCGCAAGCGTTCCGGTCTCGGTGTCAGAGAGCTCCGCAAGCTCCGTAACCCCGTGCAGCGCCATCAGCTCAAGCCACACCAGCGCACGGCGGAAGTCGCCGTCCGAACCAAGAATCAGCATCTCAAGACTCTCTTCAGACACTGCGCCAGGCACCCCCTCGCGGGCGAGAACTTCAAGCAGCCGCTTCTTCATCAGAGCACTTTCGATTGGCAGGAAGT from Methanorbis rubei includes the following:
- the purB gene encoding adenylosuccinate lyase; this translates as MAIHPIDYRYGTPEMRSIWSEEHRFTCLVRAEIALAHAEAEVGMIPSDDAKIIEQNALSASLLRAKEIEAEINHDTMAMIRAISEVCGDAGRWIHYGATSNDILDTATGLQLKDAFTTLEKKLVALLTVLLDRAGSTKSLVCSSRTHGQQGVPTTYGLRFANWASEVSRHIDRLRELRPRVVVGQMTGAVGTMAAMGTHGIEVQAAMMKYLEIGSVDVSSQVISRDRYAEYIFMLANIATTLDKIGVEIRSLQRTEIGEVEEAFGKKQVGSSTMPHKRNPIKSEQVCGLARIVRAMIEPALQNNTLWDERDLTNSSCERITFPEATILCDHCLKLMTGVLENLVINQENIRRNLLMLHGITLAESVMIELTRRGMPRQDAHEIIRESSMEALAAGKPLAEILSAKHDVVKYVSAEELVGLLNPDAYIGLAEVQVDNLIRKLATYCSL